From the Candidatus Kapaibacterium sp. genome, the window AATTCAGCTCGAGAATGTTAATCCTTATCATCTAACATCGGTAATCTCGAAATTGGAGGAAGCCGGTTGCGAAATGGATATTAATTCCAACAAAATTCACCTCAAAGCCGTTGCTCCGCCCAAGCCTGTTGATTTGGTTACAGCAGTCTATCCGGGCATTCCTACCGACATTCAAGCACAATGGACTTCGTATATGTTGACTGCCGAAGGCACTTCCAAAGTAACGGACAATATTTATCAAGACCGATTCAAACATATTCCTGAATTAGTTCGATTAGGAGCAAAAATTGACGTCGTTGACAATGCGGCGATTATTTCCGGAGGCGAAAAGCTTTCCGGTGCTACCGTAATGAGCTCAGATTTGCGTGGCAGTGCATCGTTGATATTGGCGGCTCTTGTAGCCAAAGGCACTACTGAAGTGCTCAGAATCTATCATTTGGACAGAGGCTACGATAATATCGAACAAAAGCTCAAAAAGCTGGGTGCCGTGATAGAACGTCATCAGTCAGAGTTAATCTAAGAAGAATAAAGTATATAAATAGATTAAACTGAAGCCTGACAAAAAGACCATACCGGCAATAGCAAGTATTTTGAGCCAGAGCGGTGGTTTGCCTTGCTCCGGGAAATATTTTGTGGTCACGACTTTGTAGTTGAAAAATGCTAAGATTGGTGCTGCCAAAAATGACACAATCGTTGCTACATCCATCATCAATTTCAGATTCTTAGCAAAAAAGCTGACAATGATAAGTCCCAAAACACTTATTATTATCATAATTGCAAAGTAAACGTTCAGCTTCAATTGGTTGGCACGTTTGCTCAACAAGAACAAACTTCCGGTTATAGCACGTGGATAGCCGTCCATAACTGTCAACAATGAGCTGAACATAGTGATAAACGCAGCAGGTGCAATTATTACAGCACTCCAAGAACCAAATAATTTGGTATAGAGACTAATAAGTTGTTGGGCAAAAACCGCACCCGAGTTAGAGAATTGAATACCGGTGCCATACATCAAAGTTGCCCCGAGAGTCAAAAAGAATATCGCCAATAATGTCGTACCAATGTAGCCGATATGGAAATCAATAAGCGACTCTTTCAATGTCGGGATATGCTTTTTTTGTTTGCTTCTGCTCAATGTCCAAAGCGAAGTCCATGCTGATAATTCAATTGGTGCCGGCATCCATCCCATCAATGCGATGATGAATATTATTCCGCCCTTGGTATATAAATCCATAGGTGTAAAATCAGGAGGAATATTTTGTCCTCTGTCAATCGCCAACAAAAAGGCTATAAAAGTGCAAACTCCAAGCAAGAAAACCATGATTTTCATAATTTTATCAAGTGCCGGATATTTGCCGATTACTAACAATAAGAAGCACAAAAGCACTAATCCGATACTCATCATCAATGGGTCAACACCGCCACCGAATATATATCCGGCAAGTCCCGCACTAACTAAGGCAAGTGCAGCAAGATTGATTATACCTGTGATTACGGAAACAATAGTAAAAGCTACCAATATCCATCTGCCCATGTCATTGTAACCTTCGAGCAAACTCCTTCCTGTTGACGCAGTATATCTGTAGCTGAATTCAAAAAATGGATATTTGAATAGATTTGCCATCACAACAATCCATAGCAATGTAAATCCGTAATCGGCTCCTGCTCGAGTAGATTGCACAAGGTGCGAACCGCCGATTGCTGCTCCTGCAAACAATATCCCGGGTCCGATAGTCTTTAAAATGCCAATTATTTTTTCTTTATTCATGCTTATCATCATTTTAAACAATGCAAAAATAGCAGAATAATGCTACAAAATTCTAATCTTCAAAAAATTCTAAGGGCAATCGTCCTAATTTATAAAAACTCAGTATCTCCCCGAATCCATATGTATTGGAAGTTTCGGAAATGTAATCAGGTTGTCTGCCGTTTTCCTTGATATATTCCAACATCCCTTGTTGCTGCCAAAGAAAATTTTGAGGAATATTCGGGAATCTTTTTTTCAAAACACCATAAGTATTCAGCGCCGATGTTGACCAAAACCAAGAGAAAAGACTGATTCTCGAATTATCATCAGCAATGCTAAGTGCTGACGGCAGCAAACAATTCAACACAATTTCACGCCGCAGATGTGCACCTTCGTTAGCTATTCGCTTTTTGATAAATCCGTGCATCGTATCGGGAATTGAAACAGTTTCCTTGATTTCGAGAAAATTCAAAAAATCAATCATTTCCGAATTTGTCAAATTTTCCAAAATTTCATTCAATCGTTTTTCATCATACGATGGACGACGACGCTTTGAAGCGTATCTTTGCAAAAAGTCGGCTAAATTGGAATGAAAACCTTCTCGCAAATTGCCGTTATTGAACATTTTTTTTGCTTTTGCAGTCATTCGGAGCAAGCGAATCAGAGCGTAATTTTGCAACTCCTCGATGTCATTGGCAATATCAATTTCCGTTCGTTTCTCAGTCGGAGCGAGCAGCTTAAGTTGAGTTTCATCAATCACTAAGGTTTCAAAATCTCTTCTAATCGGTGTGTCGTCTTTGAATACGATATGAATCACAACGTCATCGTATTCAATGTTCGAGGAGTGGGCGTGACGAAGCCAATCCGATGAGCTTCTGTGAAATTCCGCATCGCCTACAATTACGTAGCCGTTCAATAAAATTGCAATATTTTTGAGGTCGGGACCATCGTACAAATTCATCTTGCCCGGTGATAAAATTTGCAGCCGATTGTTTGATTGTGTCATAAATACTTGCGAAGGATTCGAGAGATAGGCATGAACCTTACGCAATAATTCTCTTTCGTTTTCAACTTGCATAATTTTTTCCAAAAGATATATTTATTAATTTGTAAATTTACGATATACTATTGAAATTCAGTTAGTTTGGTTTAATATTTGTTATATTTGTTAATAATTTAGCAAAATATTATTTGAAATGAGCGAAGAAAACATACAAGAAATTGAGGATTGGGTTACCAAAGGTGATGATTATGCCAAAAATCAAGTCTTTGATAAGGCGGTGGAATGTTATACTCGTGCCATCACAAGCAATCCCCGTGCGTCATTTGCCTACTTCAAGCGTGGCTCGGTGTTAGTCCAGCTTGATATGTTCAATGATGCTCTCGAAGATTTCAATAATGCAGTAATGCTCAACCCAAGTTTTTCATTTGCTTATTTCAAACGCGGCTCGGTAAAGTTCAATCTTCACCACTATAAAAGTGCAATTGAAGATTTTTCGACAGCCATCGAACTTAATGCTGATTTTTCCTTTGCTTATTATAAGCGAGGAATGTGCAAATTAAAGCTCAAAGACATTGACGAGGCACTCGAAGACCTAAATTTAGCACTGGAGCTCAATCCGGGCTATATGCCTGCATATTTAAACAGAGGCAACATTTATTTTGACAAAAAAGATTATGAAAATGCTGTCAAAAATTATACTTCGGCTCTGACGATTGAGCCAAGCCAAGAAAAGACACTCGTGGCTCGCGGTCTGGCAAATTCGCATATTCAGCGATATAAATCAGCCTTAGATGATTTTGCATTGGCAGTGAAAATAAATCCCAATTCGCATTTGGCATATAATTACAGAGGTTTGATTTACAACAAGACCAAAAATTTCACTCTTGCTGTAATCGAATTCGACAAAGTGATTGAATTAGCTCCAAATAACGCCGATGCTTATAATAATCGTGCAATAGCACATTTCTGGATGAAAGATTACGAAAAAGCCGTGAAGGACTATTCCAGAGCTTTACACTTGAAGCCAAATTCGCCTCATTTGTATTTCAACAGAGCGAATGCACTTTATTATTTGAAGCAATTTATCGAAGCAATCCTCGATTTCGACAAGGCTATCGAATTACAACCCGGGCTAACATCAGCATATTTTGGTAGAGCGAATTGCTCGGTTTACATGAATAAATATCGCGATGCAATTCAAGATTTTAGCCGTGCGATTACACTCAATCCCAAGTTTTTACAAGCTTATATCGGCAGGGGCAACGCTTATTTGAAGATGAAAGTATTCAAAAAAGCACTCGAAGATTTCACGCTTGCAATTGAGTTGAACAAGGAAAATCCTATCGGATACCTCAATCGTGGGATTGCATTCAAACTTGAGGGTATAAATGAAAAAGCGGCGATTGATTTTCAAGAATTTCTCCGTCTATCAACGCATAATACCAGAACTGTAATTCAAATCAAAAATTGGCTCAAAAAAATGCACTATCCCTTGATTAGAGCTAAATAACAGGCGATTCGAGCAAAGTTAAATCCCCTTCGACTGCATTCATCTTAGCTTTGCACATCTGTGGAATAGTCAACTGATTATCGGTATGCCCGAACATGAATCCATAAAAGACCGGAATCTTTAGTTCGGCGAAATAGCTGTCCAACACTTCGCCCAATGATAAATCCCAAGTATTTTGAGTAGAACCGGAACCGCAATCATCGCAACGTCCGAAAATCAAACCCGCTATTTTGGCAAATACTCCCGCAAGCCTCAATTGATTCAACATTCGGTCAATTCGGTATGGTGGTTCGCCAACGTCTTCAATTAGCAAAATTTTCCCGTCAAAATCAGGCTCGAATCTCGTTCCCATCAGCGAAGTCAATAATGACAAATTTGCGACGAGCGTTATTCCTTCTGCTTCGCCCGGCACAATAGTACGAATAGGGAAGGGGTTCCGAGGCGATGAACCGGAATGAGGGTTGCTCAAAACAAGCGGGAAATTAACATCACCAAAGACGATGTTTCGGAAATTTGTAGCCGTGTAATTATTAAATGAAGACATGAGAACCGGACCATGGAATGTTCTGAGTCCGGCATTTTTGTTTATAGCAAGATGCAGTGCAGTGATATCACTATATCCGACGAAGATTTTCGGATTTTGGCGAATCAAATCATAGTCAAGCCCGTCAACCAGACGCCCTGAGCCGTAGCCACCTCTGGTGCAAATCACACCTTTGATAGAGCTATCGGCAAAAACTTCATGCATATCATCAATACGTTGGCGGACTGAGCGAGTTTTATAACCGCTGCCGGAGACAGTGTTCTTCGCATATTTGAAATTCAATCCCAAATATTTCAAAATTTCTTCAACTTTTGCCAAATCATCAGGCGAACTTACCGAAGTTCCGGGTGAAACAATGCCAATCGTGTCGCCTGGCACTAATTTTGCAGGCTTAACAGTGGATTTTTGAGAAACATTGGCTTTTGCAATGCTTTTTGAGAGCATCAGCGAGCCGATTGCAAGCGATGCGATGCTTAAAAATTCTTTTCTATTCATAAGAAAAATTGGATTTTAAGAGTTTATTGATTAAATTGATTATAAATATAGTGATTTTTCGAATAATTCGTTTTATTTTGTAGTATTATTATTTGCAAATTGGCAATTTATGGAACTTTTGTTACAGTATGATGTAGAATTTGACGAGGATACCCCCTTCGGAAAGGACGTGGAAGCCGACCACGCCTATTTGATGGATGCTATCGACAAAGTCGGTGGCAATCTTGACAAAGAGCTAATCAGTAAAGCATTTTATTTTTGTGTAGAAATGCACAAGGGTAAATATCGCAAATCGGGCTATCCCTATTATACTCATCCGCTCAACGTCACTTTGTTGTTGATGAATGAGTTGCAGTTGCATGATTCCAATTCATTGGCGGCATGTTTGCTTCATGATACTATCGAAGATGTCGAAATCGTAAGCACGGAGATGATTACAAGCGAATTCGACGAAGATATCTCAGAGATGGTGGACGGCGTAACCAAAATATCACATTCAGAAATTATCAAACCCGAAATATACACTGAAGACAACTTACCTCATAACTTCAGTGAAGATAATATGGCTGGTCCTATTAAACCGCGAGTGAGCAAGGCTGAAACTTATCGAAAATTGTTTATGGCACTCGTTAGAGATGCTCGTGTAATAATGATTAAACTTGCCGATAGATTGCACAATATGCGTACTTTGCACTATCTTTCGCCCAAAAAACAAGTAGAAATCGCCCAAGAAACATTAAACTTTTATATTCCGATAGCTCATAGATTGGGTTTGCTCAAAGTAAAAATGGAATTGGAAAATCGTTCATTTTACTACTCAAATCGCGAAAATTACGAAGCTATCAGGACTGCATTGAACGAAAAGCGCCGCGAATTCATTGATTACATCAGAGTTTTCTCGGATTTAATCCAAAATTCGCTGAACGCACAAAACCTCAAGCATATTTTATCTATCGTTCACAAACACGAATACGAAATCCACAAGATGACCCAAAACGGGAAATCAATCAGCGATATAGATAATTTTTATTCTGTGGTGATTATACTCCAATCCAACGATGTACACGAATGTTATCGTGCTTTGGGAGTATTGGCTAATGCTTTCAATACTATTAGCTTTGTTGACTACATCGCAAAGCCCAAGCTCGATTGGTACAAATCACTCAACACAGAGCTTATCGGTCCCGACGGAAAGCGAATCGAAATACTGATACGCACCAAGGAGATGGATACAATAGCCGAAGAAGGCTTTGCAGCAAACTTTTCGCTCAAAACCGGCAGGGTGCGAGCACTTCAATTCACCGATTCGGATATTGACGAATGGGGCGAATGGATGAAGGATATGATTGAAGAATTCGGCGATAATGCATCGCAGATTATTTGGGATTCGCTGAAAGTAAATCTTTTCGATTCAGAGCTCACAGTATATTCGAAAGAAGGGCGACAAATTTCTCTGCCTAAGGGTTCAACTTTGGTTGATTATGCGTTTGTACTATCGGATGAATATGGTTTGCATTGCGTAACAGGCAAAGTAAATGGTTCATTTCATGATTTGAACTACAAACTGAATTCCGGCGACCAAGTCGAAATTATCAAATCGGACAATGCAGTTCCGAAATTTGAATGGCAAAAAAGTGTAGTCTCGCATAGAGCAGTAGCAATGCTTCACAAATATTTCAAACTCAATCCGCCAAAAACTTTGCTTAAGAAGAAGGCTGATGGCAATTATGATACAAAACTTATCATTCGTGGCGAAGACCGCGAATTGATGCTACTCGATATAACGGAAGCCATAGGCAAATCGAATATCAAGCGAATCAATCTCGATACGGCAGATTCGATGTTCGATGGCGCACTTTCAGTCATGGTCGAAAACGTCGAAGAGCTGAATAATATCATGGTACGATTGCTTACAGTCAAGGGTGTGAGCGATGTCAGCAGAGTTTATGAAGAAGAGGAAAAATAATTTTCACTTTTTATGTTTTTTTTTGCAACCAATTTTGACTTCGTGTGTATATCAATTTGTAATGTAAATTGAACGATAAAAATGCGATATTAAAAAAAAATAAGCATTAAACCAATTGAAAGATTTTGAATCTAATAGATAGAACAAACAATTTTATTTTTTTTTTAGGAGATTAATTATGTTGAGAAATTTGCTTATCGCAACCACAGTCGCTTTGGCACTAATTATAAGTTCATGCAGCGAATCACCAAATGCTACAGAGAACAAAACCAATTACGACTACCAATCATTTGCTATCGCTGATATCAACCCTACAGGGTTTGAATTACAAGAAGCAACGCTCGAATCCGATTTCGCACTCACTCCGGTTATTGAAGGTGATTTTGCCAATTATGACAGATTAACACCTAACAAAAGACCACCACATGTTAACAAAATGATGGCAATCGGTATGATTTTACGTCAGCTTAACCTTACTGACGACCAAATCGAAAAGGTTAAAGAGTTGATTATGAATCACAGACGTTGTGAAGCTGAATGGCTCAAATTGCTCCAACAATCAAGACGCGAAATCATGATGAAAGGACATGAAGCACGCCAAGCAATTATCAGTCAATTAAAAGCAGGGGAAATCACCAGAGAAGAAGCTGCAAAGATGATTTATCAACTTAACATGAGAATTCGTGAAGCATTAATTAACAATCCGGTCAACGAAGAAGTTAGGGCTGCTCTTAAGGCTTGTTGGGAGACTTTCATCAAAGGTATCAAAGAAATCTTAGACGAAGAACAATTAGCACTTTTTGAGAAATGGCTCGAAAGAATTGCTAACGGTGGTGGCAAGCTTGACGACCGCAAAGATGACCGCAAAGATGATCGCAAAGACGACCGCAAAAATGATGGCGGCACAGGTAATACACGAGAATAATCGCTAAGAATATTTGAAGAAAAAAGAGATTGCTCACTAAAGAGTAATCTCTTTTTTTTTAGTTATTGTAATCATTTTCAATTTTTCACGTCGAATAATTTTGTAGTTAATGAATGTGAATTAATCATTTGGAGTGAATGATGAAAAGGATAGCATTTAGCATTTTGTTCAGTCTATTTGTAGTATCCTCGGCTTTCGCACAACTTAGCGTTGGTCCGAAAATTGGATACACAGCTTCTAAACTATCGTTTGACGAGAATGATATTTCGAGTTCGTTTAACAGTTCTTTTCAATACGGTGTCTTTGCACGAATTGGAGAAGATTGGTTTATACAACCTGAAATAATGATGACACAAAAGGGTGGTGTATTGACCTATAATTCAGCAGAATACGGTAGTACACACCAAACAATAGATTTTGCTGCACTGTTCGGAATTCATCTTTTCGACTTCAAATTAGCTAAACTCAATGTTCAAGCCGGACCTGTGGCATCAATCATTACCGAAAAAGGGGTGCTTGAAATAGAAGGTGTGGTCGAGGAATCTGAATTCAGCGATGCAATGTGGTCTATGCAGTTTGGTCTTGGGCTTGATATATTGATGTTCACTTTAGATGTCCGTTATGAGTTAGGTATGAGCAGTGTGTATAGCGGCGATTTTAACGCCAAGAACTCACTGATTCAAGTTACTCTCGGATGGAAAATGTTATCTTTTTAAGATAAAGTTTGATATTTTGAATTTGACAGAGACTTTTGACCTTAAAAGTCTCTGTTTATATGTTGATTGATGATTGAATGGTTTGTTCAACTTTATAATAATCATTATTATACTTTATGATTTGTAAAAAATTTGTTATTTTTACAGTCTAAATAATTACATAATAAATAAATGATAAACCAACAAATTATCAACAAGTTTAAAAACAATATCGGAGAAATTTCGTGAAAAAAATAGCCCTTTCAATTTTGATGCTCATAGTAGGCACAATCGCTTTCCAGGGTTTTCAATGCGCTTCGAGAAATATGACTACTGCAAAGGTCGCTTATAACAACAGAGACTATGACAAATCTATAGAATATCTGAAAATGGAATTGGCAGCTAACCCCAATAACGGCGAAGCATATGTATATCTGACAGAAATCTATATGACAAAGAATGAATTCGCTTTAGCTTCGGAATCCGCTAATAAAGCTTTGAAAAGCAATATAGACGAAACCCAACGGAACACTATGAGAATTCGGATTAACCAAATTTGGGTCGAAGCGTATAATCAAGGCGTCGAAAGTTATTCAAAATACTTAGAAACCAAAGAGAAAGCCCACATTGACAAAGCAATGGCAAATTTTGACCTTGGGATTTCAATCAGACCCGAAATTACAGATTTCTACAATTTCAAAGGTTCTGCATACGAAGTGATTGGCGACACTTTGAAAGCTTTGCAACAATATGAATTATTTGTCGAAAAATCCATGAAAGACATATCATTTGCTAAAGAGAACGGATTTTATTACGACATGACTCGCAGAGCTGTGAATGACAAATTGGGCAAACCCAAAAACAGCCAAGTGAAATCAACTCCTAAAGGCGATACGACAATCACTGACCATTTTGTAATCAATGACAAAGATTTGTTCATGTTTTATGACCAAGACAAAGCTAACTACATGCTGAAAGGATGGCGATATGACCCGCCGATGGAAAGACTTGAAGTCGAACGTTCGCAAAGATTCAATATGAATACAACCCCAATCAGAGCATTGGCGCAACTTCATTACGTACGTAAGGAATTTGATGCATCGCTAAAATATATCCAATTATTTGCCCAAATTGAACCTACAAACCCCGAAGCAAACACTTCGTTGGTCGCATTATATCAGGAATTGGGCAAAACAGACGATGCACTCAAGTCAGTTGATGAACTTACTAAAACTGACCCTAAGAACAAATACGCTTGGGCACAATATGGCGACTTGCTCCAAAATATGAGCCGCTATCAAGAGTCTATTCAAAAGTATGAAAAAGCTTTGGAAATTGACCCAAATTACGAATTTGTACTTCGCAATATAGCTTCGGCTTATAAAAATTTAGCGGGTGATGTTCAGCGAAAACAACAAGATAAAATCGAAGCTGACCCTAAATATATGCCCGATTACGAAGAGTATTTCCCTCATTTGAGAAAATCTGCCGAATACTTTTCAAGAGCGATGAATACATCCGAATTTGCGAATGATTTCCAAGTGATGGGCGAATTGGCAAATATTTATACTGTTCTCGACCAAGCAAATGAATTGAAGCAAATTCTGAACAAACTCGAAGCTATTGAAAGCACAGTGCCAAAAAACAAAAGAGACCAATACTATCTCATACTAATGAAAATTTATGGTGATTTGAAAGAATCACAAAAATTGCAAGAAGTAAGAGCAAAATACGACAATTTATAATCTATATACGGGATTTGATATGAATGATAAAAATGCACCTAAACAACAACAAATAAATATCGAGTTGGGCGAAAAAGAAGCCGAAGGTATTTATTCAAATTTGGCAATTATTTCACATTCGCCTGCCGAGTTTGTTGTGGACTTTACGAGAGTCTTACCGGGTGTACCCAAAGCAAAAGTACACGCCCGAATCATTATGACGCCACAACATGCAAAATTGCTCATGAGAGCTTTGCATGACAATATAGCACGATACGAGAACACTCATGGCGAGATTAACATAGACAATCCCAACAATTTGAACAATTTTCCGGGTTTTTTCGGAGGTAGCCCGAAGGTGAATTAACCCGAAGGCAATGATAGTGTTCAAGAAAAACAATATTCACGTCATTCCAAATGCTTCGGTCAAAAATCGAAATGAAACGTTTGGGATGACATTTTTTTTGCATAAATTGCATATATAATTTGGCTTATTAACTAAAATCGGAAATAAAATGTACAAAGGAAATTATGTTCTAATCCTGCATACTCATCTGCCCTGGGTTTTGCATCATGGCAAATCTCCGCACGGAGTGGATTGGTTAAACGAAGCTGTGGCAGAATGTTATATTCCACTGCTAAATGTTTTTAACGATTTAGTAGCCGAAGGTATTTCACCCAATGTTACACTCGATATTTCCCCTGTTCTTTGCGAACAACTCGAGCATCCTGATTTCAAGAAAATTTTCCTTGATTATTGCGACGAAAAAATTGCCGCTGCTCAAAGGGACAAAATCGAATTTTCCTCGCGTGGATACGACCCGCACCATATTTGGTTGACACAGTTCTGGGAAGATTGGTTCAGAGAGCGGAGGGCTGATTTCACTGATAAATATGATATGTCTATTATCAAAGGTTTGAAGAAGCTGCAAGATGATGGTCATATCGAAGTAATGACATGCGGTGCAACTCACGGTTATTTCCCAATGCTCGGATTTGACCGAAGTGTGAATTTGCAAGTCAAAGCTGCCGTAGAGAATTACAAAAAGCACTTTGGCAGAGAGCCTCGCGGCACATGGTTGCCCGAGTGTGCATATCGCCCGGCTTATGAATGGCAATCTTATCTTCCTGTGGCTCCATTTAATGAAAAGAAATTACGTGCAGGTGTTGAACAAATCATTGCTTTGCACGGCATAAAATATTTTGTCACAGATGAGAATTTATTGCTAAAATCTGTTCCCTTGGGCAAATTTACAGACAAGGAAAACGACGTTTTTGTGCCTGTCAATTCACCATCATTCCAGCATACTGCTTGGAATTTCGACAAATCATCGCTTAGATTGTACGAAGTTAGTTCGGGAGTTGAGACTAAATATGGCACTGCGGCGGCATTTGTGCGTCATCAAGATATTTCGATGCAAGTATGGAGTGGCGAAGTTGGCTATCCCGGGCAACCGGATTATTTAGATTTCCACAAAAAGCACGTTGATTCGGGTTTGAGATATTGGAGAGTGACAGATACCAAAGCCGATATGATGTATAAAACACTCTATCATACCGATTGGACTTTCGATAAAATTGATTTGCAAACTAATCATTTCATTCATCATATCGAAAACGCACTGAATTATTACCACAACATCACCGGAATGTTTGGGACTTTGTGCACTCCGTTCGATACTGAGCTTTTTGGTCATTGGTGGTTCGAAGGACCGCTTTTCATCAAATCTTTGCTCAAAGGTATGCATAATTCTCCTCATACCAAAGCTGCAACAGCTTGGGAACAATACAACAAAATCAACCCAACTGAAGTAATCAAATTACCGGAAGGTTCGTGGGGTGAAGGCAACAGCCACGAAGTTTGGTCAAACGACGACAATAATTGGACATGGGAAGCAATTTATAATAATGAATTGAGATTAAGCAAAATATACGAAAGCAATTCGATTCCCGATTTGGGAGCTTTGCAAAGAAGGATATTGACTCAGGCGTTGAGAGAGCTTATGCTGCTCCAATCTTCGGATTGGCAATTTTTGATTTATACACGTTCGGCTCAAGATTATGCCGAGCAAAGATTTGTATATCATCATTCCGATTTTAACAAATTATGCGATTTATTTGAAACTTATGCCGGAAAATCTGAAATTGAATTGAACGATGAGCTATATTTGAGCGAAACAGAAGAACGCAATTCCATCTTTCCGGAACTAAATCCGGAATGGTGGGCGGAACCTTTTAGTTAACATTTGTTTGCCAATGAGCAATTCAAATCAAATTGTAAAAAATATACTTTCGATGGGAACAGCAGAACTCTCCGCTAAGGGATTGGCTGTGATTTATACATTGTACCTCATCAGTACAATCGGACCCGAAAGCAATGGTGCTTTGAGCTTTGCCAAATCTATTGTTCAATACTTTTTTATAATTGTAATGCTCGGATTTGACCAAGCAGGCATACGAGATGTAGCTCGCAACCAAGCATTGCTGCCAAAATATGTCGGTTCGATTTTGATGCTCCGAATTGCACTTGCAATTTTGGGCTATATCGGCATTATCATCACAACACACATAATTGATTCCTTCTCACCGATTGCCGACGTCACCAAGAGGATGATTTATATTTACGGTTTTCTGCTATTCGGACAGGCAACTTTGCTCACATGGGTCTATATGGCTGTCGAGAAAATGCACATATTAGCAATCAGGTCGCTTGTTCTCGGCATTCTGAATCTGGTTGGCATTATGGTCTTCGTCAAAAGCGAAAGCGATGTCGAAATAGCAATCATTATTATCACTATCTCGTTCATGGTCAATTCGATTTGGATGTTTATCCACTACAAAAGCACATTCGGCAAACTGAGTTTTTCGTTTGATAAAAGCTTCATCCTGAGTTTGTTTCGCCAATCTTTCAGCATTGGATTGATTTTTTTGATTGCAACGATGTACAATAACATAGACATCACGATGCTTGGAATAATCAAAGATGAGCGCGAAACAGGGATTTTTGCCGCAGCACACCAATTGCTCGCTTTTTTGATTTTGCCTACGTTAATCCTTCAAGGTGCCTTTTTCCCCAAATTTTCCCGAGCTACAAACTTTGAAGAAAGAGATAAAGTAATCAGTATTTTTTCACGAATCAATTTTCTCCTGGGCTCATTTATAGCTCTGAATTTATTTCTTTATTCCGACTTAATCGTTGTGCTATTGGGAACTCAATATGCAGAATCATCGGGAGCATTGAAAATACTCTCGGTGACGATTTTTCTTCAATACATTGTCGTAAACTATTTCCAACCACTGATATCTTGGAAA encodes:
- a CDS encoding flippase, which produces MSNSNQIVKNILSMGTAELSAKGLAVIYTLYLISTIGPESNGALSFAKSIVQYFFIIVMLGFDQAGIRDVARNQALLPKYVGSILMLRIALAILGYIGIIITTHIIDSFSPIADVTKRMIYIYGFLLFGQATLLTWVYMAVEKMHILAIRSLVLGILNLVGIMVFVKSESDVEIAIIIITISFMVNSIWMFIHYKSTFGKLSFSFDKSFILSLFRQSFSIGLIFLIATMYNNIDITMLGIIKDERETGIFAAAHQLLAFLILPTLILQGAFFPKFSRATNFEERDKVISIFSRINFLLGSFIALNLFLYSDLIVVLLGTQYAESSGALKILSVTIFLQYIVVNYFQPLISWKYEDKVIKATLIGLTLNVIVNMILIPIYGLYGAAIATIFSELSVLTMMLILFRKVHGNLYLPNLAKAFVATLIGVSPGFVMLALGLNMYLSVIVTVTACILIYLYTKLVDFNEIRGYLKK